From Paenibacillus sp. V4I7, one genomic window encodes:
- a CDS encoding DUF402 domain-containing protein yields the protein MDNHITIQALKYGDLLHYEWKTTLLDKTDSHIFVLGEYGRKLNHYTKQKVFTIEAWTIEYFSFHSWFTVSADVVGGKIQQFYCNINQPAKMEGNIVSFVDLDLDYLQRNGEWKVVDEDEFESNAIKFAYPVALIHKARQELLGLKELIRTKTFPFDGSLELFIDRIPR from the coding sequence TAATCACATAACAATTCAGGCATTAAAATATGGAGATTTACTTCATTACGAGTGGAAGACAACTTTATTAGATAAGACAGATTCACACATTTTTGTCTTAGGCGAGTACGGAAGAAAATTAAATCATTACACGAAGCAAAAGGTATTTACTATTGAAGCTTGGACTATTGAATATTTCTCATTTCATTCATGGTTTACGGTTAGTGCTGATGTAGTGGGCGGTAAAATTCAACAATTCTATTGCAATATAAATCAACCTGCGAAGATGGAAGGAAACATTGTCTCTTTTGTAGATTTAGACCTGGATTATTTACAAAGAAATGGTGAATGGAAGGTTGTTGACGAAGATGAGTTTGAGAGCAATGCAATTAAATTTGCTTATCCAGTAGCTCTCATTCATAAAGCTAGGCAAGAGTTACTGGGCTTAAAGGAACTTATTAGAACAAAAACGTTTCCCTTCGATGGATCGCTCGAATTGTTTATTGACCGTATTCCAAGATAA
- a CDS encoding DUF5316 domain-containing protein codes for MKNALLWGGISATIISLITWRILDLDKLFTLLMYIVLGALILSAILSGALLSGDRIRANYHTENANDRNERNRLITRLLLFVSPYVVIAFFIYQIK; via the coding sequence ATGAAAAATGCACTTCTATGGGGTGGTATCTCCGCCACAATAATCAGTTTAATAACTTGGAGAATACTTGACCTAGATAAGCTATTTACATTATTAATGTATATCGTATTGGGCGCGTTAATCTTATCTGCAATATTATCTGGGGCTTTACTTAGTGGGGATAGAATAAGAGCAAATTATCATACAGAAAATGCCAATGACAGAAATGAGAGAAACAGATTAATAACCAGGTTGTTATTATTTGTTTCCCCATATGTTGTAATAGCCTTCTTTATATATCAGATCAAGTGA
- a CDS encoding sugar phosphate isomerase/epimerase, protein MPFLSLTSWSLHRNLGPLRWTRWDENTRTQITDIQDQPELNSLLELPAVLSKKGFRSLEVCHFHFPNTSEEYLQGLKQAFTEADLQFYTLLIEYGDISSSDELRRQSDIAWIKGWIDIAARAGAERVRVIAGDAEPMDLEALKRSVDAFRELSCYAAEQGVRVVTENFHSLTSIADNCLALLEGCGELLGLTSDFGNFKGSEKYGELVKTIPHSESIHAKAQTNADGYPDEAEFNRCMEIAKQAGYEGPITLVYDGPGDMWEGIERVRKLATPYLN, encoded by the coding sequence ATGCCATTTTTATCATTAACGAGTTGGAGTTTACATCGGAATCTTGGACCTTTGCGGTGGACCCGCTGGGATGAAAACACGCGTACTCAAATAACGGATATCCAAGACCAACCTGAACTCAACTCTCTGCTTGAATTACCGGCAGTTCTCTCGAAGAAAGGTTTTAGATCACTGGAAGTATGTCATTTCCATTTTCCGAATACAAGTGAAGAATATCTACAAGGATTGAAACAGGCATTCACGGAAGCAGATCTCCAGTTTTACACGCTGCTAATTGAATACGGTGATATTTCCAGTTCGGATGAATTGCGCAGACAATCGGACATCGCGTGGATCAAAGGATGGATCGATATTGCTGCACGAGCAGGAGCTGAGAGGGTACGCGTGATAGCCGGTGATGCGGAACCTATGGATCTAGAAGCTTTGAAGAGATCAGTTGATGCATTTCGAGAACTAAGTTGTTATGCTGCTGAGCAAGGAGTACGCGTTGTTACAGAAAACTTTCACTCACTAACATCAATCGCGGATAATTGCCTTGCCTTATTGGAAGGATGCGGGGAGCTCCTTGGGCTAACCTCGGATTTTGGCAATTTTAAAGGTAGCGAGAAATATGGTGAACTTGTCAAAACGATTCCGCACAGTGAGTCGATCCATGCCAAAGCACAAACGAATGCGGATGGATATCCGGATGAAGCTGAGTTTAATCGCTGTATGGAAATTGCCAAGCAAGCTGGGTATGAAGGTCCTATAACTCTTGTTTATGACGGACCTGGCGATATGTGGGAAGGCATTGAGCGTGTAAGGAAGCTTGCAACACCTTATTTGAATTAA
- a CDS encoding phosphotransferase family protein yields the protein MEDFNQMANRFVKAHFGDRAQNLVPLAAGDWSKAYSFMLDGHAMVIRFGTYLDDFKKDRVMGKLSSDILPIPKVLEVGETESGFYAVSKRVSGKHLDELNGPEIRLVLPQLFDALYELQKLDLTDTKEVGLWRPDGAAPSWGEELLSVDEPRDRLAGWRERLDASPQEARVFDAGVERLRQIVTQLSDFRGIVHNDLLNRNVLVDGGRLTGVIDWGNAFYGDPLYDNALFLYWWSWFPKWQEIDLQEILDNHWDKHGGRPTQLEERLLSCLIHISLDHIAYSAFRQRPEDMKRHAKQLLTYIR from the coding sequence ATGGAGGATTTCAATCAAATGGCGAATCGTTTTGTGAAGGCGCATTTCGGTGACCGTGCCCAAAATCTTGTGCCCCTCGCTGCTGGTGATTGGTCGAAGGCCTATTCCTTCATGCTCGACGGGCATGCAATGGTTATCCGCTTCGGCACCTATCTGGACGACTTTAAAAAGGATCGTGTGATGGGTAAACTTTCCTCGGACATACTTCCGATTCCGAAGGTTCTTGAGGTTGGCGAGACGGAGAGCGGCTTCTACGCCGTATCCAAGCGAGTTTCTGGAAAGCATCTCGATGAGCTGAACGGGCCTGAGATACGACTTGTCCTGCCGCAATTGTTCGACGCGCTCTACGAACTTCAGAAACTTGACCTTACTGACACAAAAGAGGTTGGCCTTTGGCGTCCAGATGGGGCTGCTCCGAGTTGGGGGGAGGAGCTTCTCTCTGTTGATGAGCCTCGGGATCGACTAGCGGGCTGGCGCGAGCGACTTGACGCTTCTCCTCAGGAGGCACGGGTCTTCGATGCTGGAGTAGAAAGACTACGTCAGATCGTAACACAGCTTTCAGATTTCCGTGGAATCGTCCATAACGACCTTTTGAACCGAAACGTGCTGGTGGACGGAGGGAGGTTAACAGGAGTAATCGACTGGGGAAATGCGTTCTATGGTGATCCTCTTTACGATAACGCTTTGTTTCTTTATTGGTGGTCTTGGTTTCCGAAATGGCAAGAGATTGACTTGCAGGAAATTCTAGATAATCATTGGGACAAACATGGAGGACGGCCCACACAACTAGAGGAGCGTCTTCTCAGCTGTCTCATCCACATCAGCCTCGACCATATCGCCTACAGCGCCTTCAGGCAACGTCCAGAGGATATGAAGCGCCACGCCAAGCAATTGTTGACCTACATTCGCTAA
- a CDS encoding arylamine N-acetyltransferase, translating into MDELNGLFRKRMGIPENQKLTFETLDNILRKTAISLPFENLSIISNKTSAITKESLITKMLVKNEGGLCYQLNPLLYFFLVENGFNAVLVRGEVYNYATKDWSRLGRTHVAILLKHKNQTYLVDTGFGGNLPLKPVPLNGETTTSVNGEFRVKAMESDYGDYILEMKLKYKDTDWKIGYAFDTKRPLEKLSELNEVQGIIVQHKESRFNKTPLITQLTSDGNITLTDASFTQWMNGNSKKEQIDNDKFKELAKQHFGFQEL; encoded by the coding sequence TTGGATGAGTTGAATGGATTATTTCGTAAAAGAATGGGTATTCCAGAAAATCAAAAACTTACATTTGAAACATTAGATAACATTCTTAGGAAAACAGCAATATCTCTTCCTTTTGAAAATTTAAGCATCATTTCAAATAAAACAAGTGCTATAACAAAAGAGAGTTTGATTACCAAAATGCTCGTGAAAAATGAAGGTGGTCTATGCTATCAATTGAATCCTTTGCTATATTTTTTCTTAGTTGAAAATGGGTTTAATGCCGTGTTAGTTCGCGGAGAAGTATACAATTATGCAACGAAGGACTGGTCCAGACTTGGTAGAACTCATGTTGCTATACTTTTGAAGCACAAAAATCAAACGTACTTGGTTGATACCGGTTTTGGTGGAAACCTACCACTAAAACCTGTGCCGCTAAATGGAGAAACTACCACCTCTGTGAATGGAGAATTTCGAGTCAAGGCAATGGAAAGTGATTATGGCGACTATATACTTGAAATGAAACTAAAATATAAAGATACCGATTGGAAAATAGGGTATGCTTTTGATACAAAAAGACCATTAGAGAAATTATCTGAATTGAACGAAGTTCAAGGAATCATCGTCCAGCATAAAGAGTCACGATTCAACAAAACCCCACTCATTACCCAACTTACAAGCGATGGAAATATAACGTTAACCGATGCTTCTTTCACACAATGGATGAATGGTAATTCGAAAAAGGAACAGATTGACAACGATAAATTCAAAGAGCTAGCAAAACAACATTTTGGATTTCAAGAACTATGA
- a CDS encoding NUDIX domain-containing protein: MDNEQLRDKQGLTEVEFLQKYDASIYERPSVTVDMLIFTVVDEEKENYRKLPEKSLKLLMVKRGVHPYIGQWALPGGFVTEDESIDEAALRELKTETNIDDVYMEQLYTWGDVNRDPRTRVISCSYMALVDCRSLEVKAGDDADDARWFDVRYSVLEEKKTILEKDFVFEKVVKITLSNDKDILEAIIKVIEKYSGKTAMVEREVIVSNGIAFDHAEMIQYAVERLRNKIEYTDIAFNLMPELFTLSELQQVYEVTLGKELLSAAFRRKIADMVMETNQFTKDAGHRPAKLFKFNPNWRYL, encoded by the coding sequence ATGGATAATGAGCAACTAAGAGATAAGCAGGGGCTTACTGAAGTCGAGTTTTTACAGAAGTATGATGCCAGTATTTACGAAAGACCATCTGTTACAGTAGATATGTTAATCTTCACTGTAGTTGATGAAGAAAAAGAAAACTATAGAAAGCTGCCGGAAAAGTCACTGAAACTGCTGATGGTTAAAAGGGGGGTTCATCCTTATATAGGTCAATGGGCTTTACCCGGAGGCTTTGTAACAGAGGACGAGAGTATCGATGAAGCTGCTTTGCGAGAGCTAAAAACCGAAACTAATATTGATGATGTTTATATGGAACAGCTTTATACATGGGGAGATGTAAATAGGGACCCTCGTACACGAGTTATCAGCTGTTCGTATATGGCACTTGTTGATTGCAGATCACTCGAGGTGAAGGCTGGGGATGATGCGGATGATGCAAGGTGGTTCGACGTTAGGTACAGTGTGCTTGAAGAGAAGAAGACCATACTGGAGAAGGACTTTGTATTTGAAAAAGTCGTAAAGATTACTCTTTCAAACGATAAGGACATCCTGGAAGCTATTATTAAAGTTATTGAAAAGTATTCTGGAAAAACAGCAATGGTAGAAAGAGAGGTTATTGTTTCGAATGGAATTGCCTTTGATCATGCGGAAATGATCCAATATGCCGTTGAGAGACTTAGGAATAAGATTGAGTACACAGATATAGCTTTCAATCTGATGCCGGAACTTTTTACATTATCAGAGCTCCAACAGGTCTATGAGGTTACTTTGGGAAAAGAGCTGCTTTCTGCTGCGTTTAGAAGAAAGATAGCGGATATGGTTATGGAAACCAATCAATTTACCAAGGATGCAGGGCATAGACCTGCAAAGCTGTTCAAGTTTAATCCAAATTGGCGATATTTGTGA
- a CDS encoding DUF4386 domain-containing protein, whose translation MISNKKIARNVGVLFLVATAAYILGNGLIASIVNVPDYLIHVYPNKTQVIIGMLLEFINSAAVVGIAIMLFPILKKHNETIALGYVAFRVIEAIILIVGAISPLLLITLSQEYIEAGAPDASYFQTIGALAIKGKYLAFQVAMIVLSLYSLLFCYLLYQSKLIPRLISIFGLIGYASLLTSALLEIFGYSPGIFLFLPGAFFEIILPIWLIVKGFNSFAIKSNQ comes from the coding sequence GTGATTTCAAACAAAAAAATCGCAAGAAATGTGGGCGTATTATTTCTAGTTGCAACGGCTGCGTATATACTAGGTAATGGACTTATTGCTTCTATTGTAAATGTTCCGGATTATCTTATTCATGTTTATCCAAATAAAACCCAAGTGATCATAGGAATGCTCCTTGAGTTCATAAATTCCGCTGCCGTTGTTGGTATTGCAATCATGCTGTTTCCAATCTTGAAAAAGCATAATGAAACTATAGCTCTTGGTTACGTAGCTTTCAGGGTTATTGAGGCCATAATCCTTATTGTTGGCGCTATCAGCCCATTATTACTAATAACATTAAGTCAGGAATATATAGAAGCAGGAGCTCCAGACGCTTCCTATTTTCAAACGATAGGCGCGTTAGCAATAAAAGGGAAATATTTGGCCTTTCAGGTAGCCATGATCGTTCTTAGTCTATATAGCCTGTTGTTTTGTTATTTATTATACCAATCAAAACTCATTCCACGTTTAATATCAATCTTTGGGCTTATTGGCTATGCATCGTTGTTAACAAGTGCCTTATTAGAGATTTTCGGCTATAGTCCAGGAATCTTTTTATTTCTTCCAGGAGCCTTCTTTGAAATCATACTACCGATATGGCTGATAGTTAAAGGATTTAACTCATTTGCAATCAAGTCCAATCAATAA
- a CDS encoding NAD(P)-dependent alcohol dehydrogenase yields the protein MKAIVYTKYGTADVLKLKEVEKPTPKDNEVLIKVHAASVNSWDWDLLRGVPFMVRLEGLLKPKYKILGADIAGRVEAVGKDVKQYLPGDEVFGDISGCSWGGFAEYVCARENALTLKSTSMTFEKAAAIPQAAVLALQGLRDKGQIQKGQKVLINGAGGGVGTFAVQIAKSFGAEVIGVDSTKKLDMLKSIGADQVIDYTQVDFTQNGQRYDLILDVAGYRSIFDYKRALTPKGTYVMVGGSMSRIFQVMFLGPWISMTGNKKMGILMHKPNKNDQNFMKELFEAGKVAPVIDRCYPLSEVAEALRYFGEGHPKGKVVISVEHKNKS from the coding sequence ATGAAGGCGATTGTATACACAAAATACGGAACTGCTGACGTTCTTAAACTCAAAGAAGTAGAAAAACCTACTCCTAAGGACAATGAAGTGCTGATAAAAGTTCATGCTGCATCCGTAAATTCATGGGACTGGGATCTCCTGAGAGGTGTACCGTTTATGGTCCGTCTCGAGGGGCTTCTTAAACCAAAATACAAAATACTCGGAGCTGACATAGCGGGGCGGGTGGAAGCGGTTGGTAAAGACGTAAAGCAGTATCTTCCAGGTGATGAGGTATTCGGGGACATTTCCGGGTGTAGTTGGGGCGGGTTTGCGGAGTATGTGTGTGCTCGTGAGAATGCATTAACGCTGAAATCAACCAGTATGACATTCGAGAAAGCAGCGGCCATACCACAAGCAGCAGTCCTCGCCTTGCAGGGACTTCGAGATAAAGGACAGATTCAGAAAGGACAAAAGGTTTTAATTAATGGTGCGGGTGGAGGAGTGGGTACCTTTGCGGTGCAGATAGCCAAATCATTCGGGGCTGAAGTAATTGGAGTGGACAGCACGAAGAAATTGGATATGCTGAAATCGATTGGTGCAGACCAGGTTATTGATTACACGCAAGTTGATTTCACCCAAAATGGGCAGCGTTATGACCTGATTCTTGATGTTGCGGGATATCGATCGATTTTTGATTATAAGCGTGCATTAACTCCCAAGGGCACTTATGTCATGGTAGGGGGTTCCATGTCTCGAATCTTCCAAGTCATGTTCCTAGGACCATGGATTTCAATGACCGGAAATAAGAAAATGGGTATCCTCATGCACAAGCCAAACAAAAATGATCAAAATTTCATGAAGGAGCTTTTTGAGGCTGGCAAAGTAGCTCCAGTTATAGATAGATGTTACCCGTTAAGTGAGGTTGCTGAAGCTCTCCGGTATTTTGGTGAAGGACACCCCAAGGGGAAAGTCGTCATTAGTGTGGAACATAAAAACAAATCCTAA
- a CDS encoding Lsa family ABC-F type ribosomal protection protein encodes MSLINVTNLTYAYDGSYDNIFENVSFQIDSDWKLGFTGRNGRGKTTFLNLLLGKYEYSGNISANVSFEYFPFHVENKENNTLDIISDIYPDYLHWKLLRELSLLKVSEDVLYRPFDSLSNGEQTKVLLATLFIKENSFLLIDEPTNHLDMKGRKLVSDYLKTKSGFILVSHDRSFLDNCIDHILSINKTNIEIQRGNFSGWWENKKRQDNFELAENEKLRKDIKRLSDSAKRTGNWSHEVESTKNGTRNSGSKVDKGYIGHKAAKMMKRSKAIENRQQSAIDEKSKLLKNIENSDSLEISQLAFHKNQLAELDHVSISYGEKMVCADISFTIEQGERIALSGKNGSGKSSIMKLICGEDINYTGTFRKDSQLKISYVSQDTSHLQGNLSDYAANNGIDESLFKSILRKLDFSRVQFEKDISAFSGGQKKKVLIAKSLSEKVHLHIWDEPLNFIDIISRMQIEELLLEYSPTILFVEHDREFCENVATKIIEL; translated from the coding sequence ATGTCATTAATAAATGTTACAAACCTGACGTATGCCTACGATGGCAGTTACGATAATATATTTGAAAACGTAAGTTTTCAAATCGATTCCGATTGGAAATTAGGATTTACGGGAAGAAACGGTAGAGGTAAGACAACATTTCTGAACCTTTTGCTTGGTAAATATGAATACAGCGGAAATATTTCTGCTAATGTCAGTTTTGAATATTTCCCTTTTCATGTCGAAAATAAGGAAAATAATACGCTTGATATCATCAGCGACATTTATCCAGATTATCTTCACTGGAAATTATTGCGTGAACTTTCATTGCTAAAGGTTTCTGAAGATGTTTTATATCGGCCATTTGATTCTTTGTCTAACGGAGAGCAAACGAAAGTGTTACTGGCTACACTATTTATTAAGGAAAATAGTTTTCTGTTAATTGATGAACCCACCAATCATCTTGACATGAAAGGAAGAAAACTTGTCAGTGATTATCTCAAAACAAAAAGTGGATTTATTTTGGTATCTCACGACAGATCATTTCTTGATAACTGTATAGACCACATACTTTCCATCAATAAGACCAACATAGAAATTCAAAGAGGCAATTTCTCCGGTTGGTGGGAAAATAAAAAAAGACAAGATAATTTTGAGCTTGCAGAGAACGAAAAACTTAGAAAAGACATTAAGCGCTTGTCGGATTCTGCTAAACGGACGGGCAACTGGTCACACGAAGTGGAAAGCACAAAAAACGGAACAAGAAATTCCGGTTCCAAGGTAGATAAAGGATATATTGGCCATAAGGCAGCTAAAATGATGAAACGCTCTAAAGCCATTGAGAACAGACAGCAATCTGCTATTGATGAAAAGTCTAAACTCCTTAAAAATATCGAAAACTCTGACAGCTTAGAGATTTCGCAACTTGCTTTTCATAAAAACCAACTTGCTGAACTTGATCATGTTTCGATTTCTTACGGTGAGAAGATGGTTTGTGCAGATATCAGTTTTACTATTGAGCAAGGCGAACGAATCGCTCTTTCGGGTAAAAACGGCTCCGGCAAATCAAGTATCATGAAACTTATTTGCGGTGAGGATATAAACTATACAGGCACCTTCAGGAAGGATAGTCAGTTGAAAATATCCTACGTTTCGCAGGATACATCCCATCTTCAAGGTAATTTATCAGACTATGCTGCAAATAACGGGATTGATGAAAGCCTTTTTAAATCGATTTTAAGAAAGCTCGATTTTTCCAGAGTTCAATTTGAAAAGGATATTTCAGCTTTTAGCGGAGGGCAAAAGAAGAAAGTGCTGATAGCAAAAAGTCTTAGTGAGAAAGTTCATTTGCATATTTGGGATGAACCGCTTAATTTTATTGATATTATTTCCCGCATGCAAATTGAGGAGTTACTGCTTGAATACTCACCAACCATTCTTTTTGTGGAGCACGACAGGGAATTTTGCGAAAATGTTGCAACAAAGATCATTGAACTCTAA
- a CDS encoding DinB family protein, producing MLTSVKEVLLDQLAACHDDESWFKPSVTILNDLSVNDAVWKADDHPHSIWEIANHLIFWNEMWLNRFINDDVLESNTLNDETFELDHLKQNEASWNETIRRLSDGFVHWREVIKNCDDSKLELKQYRPISMLSGGA from the coding sequence GTGCTCACTAGTGTGAAGGAAGTATTACTAGATCAATTAGCCGCTTGTCATGATGATGAAAGTTGGTTTAAACCATCTGTAACGATTCTAAATGATTTATCTGTAAATGATGCAGTCTGGAAAGCAGATGACCATCCGCATTCCATCTGGGAGATTGCGAACCATCTCATTTTCTGGAATGAAATGTGGTTAAATCGGTTTATTAACGATGATGTGCTTGAAAGTAATACATTGAACGATGAAACTTTTGAATTGGATCACCTGAAGCAGAATGAAGCAAGTTGGAATGAGACCATTCGGAGATTAAGTGATGGATTTGTACACTGGCGAGAAGTTATTAAGAACTGTGACGATTCTAAACTGGAATTAAAACAATACCGACCTATTTCAATGCTCAGTGGTGGGGCGTGA
- a CDS encoding AIM24 family protein — protein MTFTISNLTDNSNVEIKEKLGPFSVLEYKQDLSSTTIADAQSNFYMSKSNMKKRQVMIELNGEIMMSAGAMQYYVGSIEMTTGVKGAGGLFRNLVSGAVTGESAVKPVYKGKGTIMMEPTFKYLWLIDVDNDHIVLDDGLFLACETTLQTQVVSRKNLSSAALGGEGLFNLSAKGKGVLVLEAPIPSEEAVIVELTNDVLKVDGNFAMMWSHSLDFTVERSGKTLLGSAASGEGLVNVYRGTGLVWLAPLSTYK, from the coding sequence ATGACATTTACAATTAGTAATTTAACGGATAACAGCAACGTCGAGATAAAAGAGAAATTGGGGCCGTTTAGTGTGCTTGAGTATAAGCAGGATTTGAGCAGTACAACGATTGCTGACGCACAGTCCAACTTCTACATGAGCAAAAGCAATATGAAAAAAAGGCAAGTCATGATTGAGTTGAACGGTGAGATCATGATGAGCGCCGGTGCAATGCAATATTATGTTGGCAGTATCGAAATGACGACAGGGGTTAAAGGAGCGGGAGGCTTATTCCGAAATCTTGTTTCAGGCGCTGTAACCGGGGAGAGCGCAGTCAAGCCCGTTTATAAAGGGAAAGGCACCATCATGATGGAGCCGACCTTCAAATATTTGTGGCTGATCGATGTCGACAACGATCATATTGTCCTGGATGATGGGCTGTTTTTAGCCTGCGAGACGACGCTGCAAACACAAGTGGTATCCCGCAAGAACTTGTCGTCAGCCGCTTTGGGGGGAGAAGGATTATTTAATCTTAGCGCTAAAGGCAAGGGAGTGCTCGTATTGGAAGCGCCGATCCCGTCGGAAGAAGCGGTAATTGTGGAGCTGACGAATGATGTCTTGAAAGTGGACGGAAATTTTGCGATGATGTGGTCGCATTCGTTGGACTTTACGGTTGAAAGGTCTGGCAAAACACTGCTCGGATCAGCCGCATCTGGTGAGGGGCTTGTCAACGTGTACCGGGGGACGGGTCTCGTTTGGCTAGCGCCGTTGTCTACCTACAAATAA
- a CDS encoding Lrp/AsnC family transcriptional regulator, with protein MTELGKAVALSQPAVTERVRRMEEKGIIDHYRAVVSLEKLNKSIVAYLLFHTKGCENFVDHCKNSPDVLELHRISGQYNFLVKVVSESLQSIQTVINEMGKHGDSTTLIILSSPIEHGKVIADIQDN; from the coding sequence ATGACGGAGTTAGGGAAAGCCGTTGCGCTATCACAGCCAGCAGTGACAGAAAGAGTACGGAGGATGGAGGAAAAAGGGATTATTGATCATTACCGTGCGGTTGTCTCTCTTGAGAAATTGAACAAATCGATTGTTGCCTACTTATTATTTCACACGAAGGGCTGCGAGAATTTTGTTGATCATTGCAAAAATTCGCCTGATGTTCTCGAACTTCACCGTATAAGCGGTCAGTACAATTTCTTGGTAAAGGTGGTTAGCGAATCGCTGCAATCCATCCAAACCGTTATTAATGAAATGGGTAAGCACGGAGACTCGACGACGTTGATTATTCTGTCTTCACCAATCGAACATGGTAAGGTTATTGCTGATATTCAGGATAATTAA
- a CDS encoding VOC family protein, whose amino-acid sequence MVQSIVHIALVVKDYDEAIEFYTKKLNFTLVEDTYQPEQDKRWVVISPPGSVGTTILLARASKPEQEPFIGNQSGGRVFLFLNTDEFWRDYNEMISRGIEFVREPTDQSYGTVAVFKDLYGNLWDLLELREDHPIFKRIK is encoded by the coding sequence ATGGTTCAATCAATCGTACATATCGCTCTAGTTGTAAAAGATTACGACGAGGCCATAGAGTTTTATACTAAAAAGCTAAATTTCACTTTAGTTGAAGATACTTATCAGCCAGAACAAGATAAACGGTGGGTAGTCATCTCTCCACCTGGTTCAGTTGGCACCACGATATTACTTGCAAGAGCATCTAAACCTGAACAAGAGCCGTTTATAGGTAACCAATCAGGCGGTAGAGTTTTCCTGTTTTTAAACACGGATGAATTTTGGAGAGATTATAATGAAATGATCTCAAGAGGAATAGAATTTGTGAGAGAACCAACAGATCAATCGTATGGAACGGTCGCAGTATTTAAGGATTTATATGGGAACCTATGGGATTTGCTAGAGCTGAGAGAAGATCATCCAATTTTCAAACGAATTAAGTAG
- a CDS encoding GTP pyrophosphokinase, producing the protein MSTLTKAILIAAKAHDGQTDKGGNPYILHPARLATKANSEEESIVAILHDVVEDSDITLFDLKNAGFNEDIIEALDCLTKRADESYESFIKRIKLNPLATKVKLLDLEDNSDIGRIPNPTDKDYARIDKYKKAIAELKF; encoded by the coding sequence ATGAGTACTTTAACGAAAGCAATACTAATAGCCGCGAAAGCTCATGATGGTCAAACAGATAAAGGTGGAAATCCATACATATTGCATCCTGCGAGATTAGCAACAAAAGCCAACAGCGAAGAAGAATCAATTGTAGCAATTTTACATGATGTTGTAGAAGATTCAGATATTACTCTGTTTGATTTAAAGAATGCAGGTTTTAACGAAGATATTATAGAAGCTCTTGATTGCCTTACTAAAAGAGCAGATGAATCATATGAAAGCTTTATCAAGAGGATCAAATTAAACCCCCTAGCGACGAAAGTAAAGCTTCTGGATCTAGAGGATAATAGTGATATTGGTCGTATTCCTAACCCAACTGATAAAGACTATGCAAGGATTGATAAGTACAAGAAGGCGATTGCAGAACTAAAATTCTAA